In Treponema vincentii, a single window of DNA contains:
- a CDS encoding ketopantoate reductase family protein, translating into MKLLIYGAGTIGTAYGWLVSCNNEVDFYGKSDTEKEITISYKDLRKRSTMYQTMKFERRIITHIEDHYDAIIVAVNRFQLCSVLPHLKELKNKTKYFVFMQNNWNIKNEIDPYLSQDDYLIAFPSSIGGGRDEKGLHIIIFDEATRLGGSSIYLPHFSSLLQNSSINITVDKNIFEWLKVHYLQQAITAGVIAEYGSFENVITNPNAIKKMVLAFREGIQVCRLLGVRTYRIFPAYLFNLPVFLIARILQKIFSEQNTLDMIINHMKKGYSEWVVGYREVLNAGRSLGLPMSVWGSYEKYIDLT; encoded by the coding sequence ATGAAACTCTTAATCTACGGTGCAGGAACAATAGGCACGGCATATGGCTGGCTGGTGTCTTGTAATAACGAAGTGGACTTTTACGGGAAATCCGACACGGAAAAAGAAATTACAATCAGCTATAAAGATTTAAGAAAACGATCGACTATGTACCAAACAATGAAATTCGAGCGCAGAATTATTACCCATATTGAAGATCATTACGACGCTATTATAGTTGCCGTAAATCGTTTTCAATTATGTAGCGTCTTACCGCATTTAAAAGAATTGAAAAATAAAACAAAGTATTTTGTGTTTATGCAGAATAACTGGAATATAAAGAACGAAATTGATCCCTATCTTTCTCAAGACGATTACCTTATTGCATTCCCTTCATCAATAGGCGGCGGAAGAGACGAAAAAGGCTTACACATTATCATATTTGATGAAGCAACCCGTTTAGGCGGTTCATCGATTTACTTGCCGCATTTCTCATCATTATTACAAAATTCCAGTATAAACATAACGGTTGATAAAAATATCTTTGAGTGGTTGAAAGTTCATTATTTGCAGCAAGCAATTACAGCTGGTGTGATTGCAGAATACGGTAGTTTTGAAAATGTTATTACAAATCCCAATGCAATTAAGAAAATGGTGCTTGCTTTTAGAGAAGGAATACAGGTGTGCAGATTACTGGGAGTAAGAACGTATCGAATATTTCCGGCATATTTATTTAATCTTCCGGTTTTTTTAATTGCCCGTATATTGCAAAAAATATTTTCCGAACAAAACACATTGGATATGATAATCAACCACATGAAAAAAGGATACAGCGAATGGGTGGTTGGATACAGAGAAGTCTTGAATGCCGGCAGGTCATTGGGGCTCCCCATGAGTGTGTGGGGATCGTATGAAAAATATATTGATTTGACATGA
- a CDS encoding DUF4261 domain-containing protein, giving the protein MDKIFQQDLTKEEKVGGIFIVKLLFKAPVTMPAREQMEAVMQKRLGDAECFSYDSDTAVAQFAATRYRAEFKDGAYPPMLMIAPAAFDGNTIDDFTKSQMWDCGDDKDAILSKCRYALIGTDMLAAALPASERAALDMDFTEALVELFPGCTAVYFENSGKLFTAETIRNHTLPRENRFIQFAVNVRFFTIQGGEDMLVDTLGMSLLFLPDLQYHFHGLDPNLIVNHAYNTALYLLINDNTIETGNTIDGIPDGSAQPERWICRYEESLIQPVREVLDIDTGAYAAGNRQYE; this is encoded by the coding sequence ATGGATAAGATTTTTCAACAGGATTTAACCAAAGAAGAAAAAGTCGGCGGCATTTTTATTGTAAAGCTCTTGTTTAAAGCGCCGGTAACAATGCCGGCTCGGGAGCAGATGGAAGCGGTGATGCAAAAGCGCTTGGGAGATGCCGAATGTTTTTCATACGATTCGGACACTGCCGTAGCGCAGTTTGCCGCCACTCGATATCGGGCGGAATTTAAGGATGGGGCGTATCCGCCTATGCTAATGATTGCTCCCGCCGCCTTTGACGGAAATACCATTGACGATTTTACCAAAAGCCAGATGTGGGACTGCGGAGACGATAAAGATGCTATTTTGTCCAAATGCCGATATGCACTCATCGGTACCGATATGCTGGCGGCGGCGCTTCCCGCATCGGAGCGTGCAGCACTCGATATGGATTTTACAGAGGCGCTGGTCGAGCTTTTTCCTGGCTGTACTGCCGTTTATTTTGAAAATTCGGGAAAGCTTTTTACTGCAGAAACTATCCGCAACCATACGCTTCCCCGTGAAAACCGTTTTATTCAATTTGCCGTGAACGTCCGCTTTTTTACTATTCAAGGCGGCGAAGATATGCTTGTCGATACGCTCGGCATGAGCTTGTTGTTCTTACCCGACTTACAATATCATTTTCACGGACTCGATCCGAACCTGATTGTAAATCATGCATACAACACCGCGTTGTATCTTTTAATAAATGATAACACCATAGAAACCGGCAACACCATTGACGGTATACCGGACGGTTCAGCGCAGCCTGAGCGATGGATATGCCGCTACGAAGAATCGCTTATACAGCCTGTGCGCGAAGTCCTCGATATAGATACCGGTGCCTACGCTGCGGGTAACAGACAGTATGAATAA